One region of Streptomyces capillispiralis genomic DNA includes:
- a CDS encoding glycosyltransferase family 2 protein — MTTAGTPDVTVTVIVHNDAGRLPRAVESVRRQTHRDLEIVISDDHSTDDTPRVARALAARDPRIRYLRLPENSGGCSAPRNRALEIARAPHLMFLDSDDELPAESVASLLAAHRERDIDFAMGAVRRIRVDTGRHSTWMPHLVAERRTLDGIEADPRLFFEHLATSKMYARAFLDRHDLRFPEGIHYEDQLFSAQAYCLAKRFTVIPEPVYLWYVAPYAGSEAASISNQRHLLTNVRDRIHVQRLIDAFLVESGHEALREDKDHKFLKHDFRMYAGDLPYRDEEWLDTFADLVNPYLATLSPGAYARLPRAERVVLQLVRDRRTAEARLAARGLGHAVAPRRLTTDADGRPYWGEHVPESADARRELDLTDLGLDTRPFPAAQFRHEITRLTRGPGACVDLTVRTYDPALRLPVGPQRASLLLSPGRRRLAFPFRLSPVRPGVFEGRVRLDPAAARLPVSGFAGVRHPMVRLTCRGQGNRGILLAPLAFPPLTTRIPYRSGASPHLLTVEPEGHDPGRLQLRWEPVGVAAAVLCPVAGRLARSRVRGPARLVASALR, encoded by the coding sequence ATGACCACCGCCGGCACCCCCGACGTCACCGTCACGGTGATCGTGCACAACGACGCCGGACGGCTCCCCCGCGCGGTGGAGTCCGTCCGCCGCCAGACCCACCGCGACCTCGAGATCGTCATCAGCGACGACCACTCGACGGACGACACGCCCCGGGTGGCGCGGGCACTGGCGGCCCGGGACCCGCGGATCCGGTACCTGCGCCTGCCGGAGAACAGCGGAGGGTGCAGCGCGCCGCGCAACCGCGCCCTGGAGATCGCGCGGGCGCCGCACCTGATGTTCCTCGACAGCGACGACGAACTCCCCGCGGAGTCGGTCGCCTCCCTGCTCGCCGCCCACCGCGAACGCGACATCGACTTCGCGATGGGCGCGGTGCGGCGGATCCGGGTGGACACCGGCCGCCACTCCACCTGGATGCCGCACCTCGTCGCGGAGCGCCGCACCCTGGACGGGATCGAGGCCGACCCCCGGCTGTTCTTCGAGCACCTGGCGACCAGCAAGATGTACGCCCGCGCCTTCCTCGACCGCCACGACCTGCGCTTCCCCGAGGGCATCCACTACGAGGACCAGCTGTTCTCGGCGCAGGCGTACTGCCTGGCCAAGAGGTTCACCGTGATCCCCGAGCCGGTCTACCTCTGGTACGTCGCCCCGTACGCGGGCTCGGAGGCGGCGTCCATCTCCAACCAGCGCCATCTGCTCACCAACGTCCGCGACCGGATCCACGTGCAGCGGCTGATCGACGCCTTCCTGGTGGAGAGCGGGCACGAGGCGCTGCGCGAGGACAAGGACCACAAGTTCCTGAAGCACGACTTCCGGATGTACGCGGGCGATCTGCCCTACCGGGACGAGGAGTGGCTGGACACCTTCGCCGACCTGGTGAACCCGTACCTGGCGACCCTGTCGCCGGGCGCGTACGCCCGGCTTCCGCGCGCCGAGCGGGTGGTGCTCCAGCTGGTCCGCGACCGGCGGACGGCCGAGGCGCGGCTGGCCGCCCGGGGCCTGGGGCACGCCGTCGCCCCCCGGCGGCTGACCACGGACGCGGACGGCCGCCCCTACTGGGGCGAGCACGTCCCCGAGTCCGCCGACGCCCGCCGCGAGCTGGACCTGACCGACCTGGGGCTGGACACCCGCCCGTTCCCCGCCGCCCAGTTCCGGCACGAGATCACGCGGCTCACCCGCGGCCCGGGCGCCTGCGTCGACCTGACCGTGCGGACCTACGACCCGGCGCTGCGGCTCCCGGTCGGCCCGCAGCGCGCGAGCCTGCTCCTCTCGCCCGGCCGGCGCCGCCTCGCCTTCCCCTTCCGGCTCTCCCCCGTCCGCCCCGGCGTCTTCGAGGGCCGGGTCCGCCTCGACCCGGCGGCCGCGCGCCTCCCGGTGAGCGGCTTCGCGGGGGTGCGTCACCCGATGGTCCGCCTCACCTGCCGGGGGCAGGGCAACCGGGGCATCCTGCTGGCGCCGCTCGCCTTCCCGCCGCTGACGACCCGGATCCCCTACCGCTCCGGTGCCTCCCCGCACCTCCTCACCGTCGAACCGGAGGGCCACGACCCGGGGCGGCTCCAGCTCCGCTGGGAACCGGTGGGCGTCGCCGCGGCCGTCCTGTGCCCGGTGGCCGGCCGGCTGGCCCGCTCCCGGGTGCGCGGCCCGGCCCGCCTGGTGGCGAGCGCGCTGCGGTGA
- a CDS encoding CDP-glycerol glycerophosphotransferase family protein, with protein sequence MPELSVIVHGPNTQDHLTGLLDSLVAHPLPDTEIVVAAVGDWARRTAQRHTPHLQVLPLPDGTSDAAARTAGAARATGRWLHFVRAKDGVPPGSPRAVAERAAELPDTVDVLLVDHLRSTWRSSGLPSADGPLLARAGRTDLALDDSAHLLRLAPLLGTRVLRAGFWRAHEEALTTDDEPRAALAALLLAGRVACLPQIAHEDRRLRSASLPPLTAEQRYALVDRYESLLDLVRERPAVHTVLYEIMVRDCLRAFARGDMPEAVAREFFHRASVAALRRRPEGHPRPAGVEGIRRSLLEEGAYTKYRAFQRANRARRTVRSTVRTGRHRLADRVRDLQYRKALHRPVDPRLAVFAAYWNRGVACNPAAIAAKLAELAPHIHPVWVVTHRNVALLPPGTDHVVPGTRRYWEVLATAKYLVNNVNFPNAVVKRPDAVHLQTHHGTPLKRMGLDQMPYPAAARGLDFAALLERVDKWDFSVSANSHTTRMWERAYPSRYVSLDYGYPRNDVYYTAGADDIRAIRARLGIPPGRRAVLYAPTHRDYEAAWTPRLDLAALADRLGEDTVLLVRGHYFYEGAASPLTGLRRSGRVVDVSSYDPVEVLCLAADALVTDYSSIMFDYANLDRPIVVHADDWETYRTTRGVYFDLMAEAPGPVARTQEELTGILTTDAWRDEGAAKARAAFRRRFCEYDDGRAAERVVRRVFLGQDEASLPPVLPVEQRTPAPSPEEACPS encoded by the coding sequence ATGCCCGAGCTCAGCGTCATCGTCCACGGGCCGAACACCCAGGACCATCTGACCGGCCTCCTCGACTCCCTCGTCGCCCACCCCCTGCCGGACACCGAGATCGTCGTCGCCGCCGTCGGCGACTGGGCCCGCCGGACGGCCCAGCGGCACACCCCCCACCTCCAGGTGCTCCCGCTGCCCGACGGCACGTCCGACGCGGCGGCCCGGACCGCGGGGGCCGCGCGGGCCACCGGCCGCTGGCTGCACTTCGTCCGCGCCAAGGACGGTGTGCCCCCCGGCAGTCCGCGCGCGGTCGCCGAACGGGCCGCCGAACTCCCCGACACCGTCGACGTCCTGCTCGTCGACCACCTCCGCAGCACCTGGCGCAGCTCCGGCCTGCCCTCGGCGGACGGCCCCCTGCTCGCCCGCGCGGGCCGCACCGACCTCGCCCTCGACGACAGCGCCCACCTGCTGCGTCTGGCCCCGCTGCTCGGCACCCGCGTCCTGCGCGCCGGCTTCTGGCGGGCGCACGAGGAGGCGCTCACCACCGACGACGAACCGCGCGCCGCCCTCGCCGCCCTCCTGCTCGCCGGCCGTGTCGCCTGCCTGCCGCAGATCGCCCACGAGGACCGCCGGCTGCGGTCCGCCAGCCTCCCGCCGCTCACGGCCGAACAGCGCTACGCCCTCGTCGACCGCTACGAGAGCCTCCTCGACCTGGTCCGCGAGCGCCCCGCCGTCCACACCGTGCTCTACGAGATCATGGTCCGCGACTGCCTGCGCGCCTTCGCCCGCGGTGACATGCCCGAGGCGGTGGCCCGGGAGTTCTTCCACCGCGCCTCGGTGGCCGCACTGCGCCGCCGCCCCGAGGGCCACCCGCGCCCCGCCGGCGTCGAGGGCATCCGCCGCTCGCTCCTGGAGGAGGGCGCCTACACCAAGTACCGCGCCTTCCAGCGGGCCAACCGCGCCCGCCGCACCGTGCGTTCCACGGTGCGCACCGGACGGCACCGGCTCGCCGACCGGGTCCGCGACCTCCAGTACCGCAAGGCCCTGCACCGGCCGGTCGACCCGCGTCTGGCGGTGTTCGCCGCCTACTGGAACCGCGGGGTCGCCTGCAATCCGGCCGCGATCGCCGCCAAGCTCGCCGAACTCGCCCCGCACATCCACCCCGTGTGGGTGGTCACCCACCGGAACGTGGCGCTCCTCCCGCCCGGCACCGACCACGTCGTCCCCGGCACCCGCCGCTACTGGGAGGTGCTCGCCACCGCGAAGTACCTCGTCAACAACGTCAACTTCCCGAACGCGGTGGTCAAACGCCCCGACGCGGTCCACCTCCAGACCCACCACGGCACCCCCCTCAAACGCATGGGCCTGGACCAGATGCCGTACCCGGCCGCCGCCCGGGGCCTGGACTTCGCCGCCCTGCTGGAGCGCGTCGACAAGTGGGACTTCAGCGTCTCCGCCAACAGCCACACCACCCGCATGTGGGAGCGCGCCTACCCGTCCCGGTACGTCTCGCTGGACTACGGCTATCCGCGCAACGACGTCTACTACACGGCCGGCGCCGACGACATCCGCGCGATCCGCGCCCGCCTCGGCATCCCGCCCGGCCGCCGGGCCGTGCTCTACGCGCCCACGCACCGCGACTACGAGGCCGCCTGGACCCCGCGCCTGGACCTCGCCGCGCTCGCCGACCGCCTCGGCGAGGACACCGTCCTGCTGGTGCGCGGCCACTACTTCTACGAGGGCGCCGCCTCCCCGCTGACCGGTCTGCGCCGCTCCGGGCGCGTCGTGGACGTCTCCTCCTACGACCCCGTCGAGGTGCTGTGCCTGGCCGCCGACGCCCTGGTCACGGACTACTCGTCGATCATGTTCGACTACGCCAACCTCGACCGCCCGATCGTCGTCCACGCCGACGACTGGGAGACGTACCGCACCACGCGCGGCGTCTACTTCGACCTGATGGCCGAGGCACCCGGCCCGGTGGCCCGCACCCAGGAGGAGCTCACCGGGATCCTCACCACCGACGCCTGGCGCGACGAGGGCGCGGCGAAGGCACGGGCCGCCTTCCGGCGCCGGTTCTGCGAGTACGACGACGGCCGCGCCGCCGAACGCGTGGTGCGCCGGGTCTTCCTCGGCCAGGACGAGGCGTCGCTGCCCCCGGTGCTGCCCGTCGAGCAGCGCACCCCGGCGCCGAGCCCCGAGGAGGCGTGCCCGTCATGA
- a CDS encoding ABC transporter ATP-binding protein, whose product MADDTTDKRTGEKIPTVIADGVDIVYRVNGTGGGRGSATAALNRILRRKQTEKASGVRRVHAVRNVSFVAYRGEAIGLIGTNGSGKSTLLKAVAGLLPVENGRIYTDGQPSLLGVNAALMRDLTGERNVHLGGLAMGMSREEIRERYEDIVDFSGINEKGDFITLPMRTYSSGMAARLRFSIAAAKDHDVLLVDEALATGDRSFQKRSEARIRELRKRAGTVFLVSHNNKSIRDTCDRVLWLERGELRMDGPTDEVLKEYEAFTGGTDKADKARTPAPKPKPRAEQGEAKVPLP is encoded by the coding sequence GTGGCTGACGACACCACCGACAAGCGCACCGGGGAGAAGATCCCGACCGTCATCGCCGACGGCGTGGACATCGTCTACCGGGTCAACGGCACCGGCGGCGGACGCGGCTCCGCCACCGCCGCCCTCAACCGCATCCTGCGCCGCAAGCAGACCGAGAAGGCGTCCGGTGTGCGCCGGGTGCACGCCGTGCGGAACGTGTCCTTCGTGGCGTACCGGGGCGAGGCGATCGGGCTCATCGGCACCAACGGCTCGGGCAAGTCGACCCTGCTCAAGGCCGTGGCCGGCCTGCTCCCGGTGGAGAACGGCCGCATCTACACCGACGGCCAGCCCTCCCTGCTCGGCGTCAACGCGGCCCTGATGCGCGACCTGACCGGTGAGCGCAACGTCCACCTCGGCGGGCTCGCCATGGGCATGTCCCGCGAGGAGATCCGGGAGCGCTACGAGGACATCGTCGACTTCTCCGGCATCAACGAGAAGGGCGACTTCATCACCCTGCCGATGCGCACCTACTCCTCCGGCATGGCGGCCCGGCTGCGCTTCTCCATCGCCGCCGCCAAGGACCACGACGTCCTCCTCGTCGACGAGGCGCTGGCCACCGGCGACCGCTCCTTCCAGAAGCGTTCCGAGGCCCGCATCCGCGAGCTGCGCAAGCGGGCCGGGACGGTGTTCCTGGTCAGCCACAACAACAAGTCGATCCGCGACACCTGCGACCGCGTGCTCTGGCTGGAGCGCGGCGAACTGCGCATGGACGGGCCCACCGACGAGGTGCTCAAGGAGTACGAGGCGTTCACCGGCGGCACGGACAAGGCCGACAAGGCCCGCACACCGGCACCGAAGCCGAAGCCCCGGGCCGAGCAGGGCGAGGCGAAGGTTCCGCTTCCGTAG
- a CDS encoding ABC transporter permease, producing the protein MSQVLHTPPPAPAAASGEDDLAALAARHGLTVSGARPSLFEYVRQLWGRRHFILAFSQAKLTAQYSQAKLGQLWQVATPLLNAAVYFFIFGLLLGARRGIPHDVYVPFLVTGVFVFTFTQSSVLAGVRAISGNLGLVRALHFPRASLPVSFALQQLQQLLFSMLVLVVVVMAFGSFPALSWLLVVPALLLQFVFNTGLALIFARMGSKTPDLAQLMPFVLRTWMYASGVMFSIPAMLADKDVPGWLADVLQWNPAAVYMDLVRFALIDDYGSSYLPPHVWAVALGWALLAGAAGFIYFWKAEETYGRG; encoded by the coding sequence GTGAGTCAGGTCCTCCACACACCGCCCCCCGCACCGGCCGCCGCCTCCGGCGAGGACGATCTCGCGGCCCTCGCCGCCCGCCACGGCCTCACGGTCAGCGGCGCCCGGCCGTCCCTCTTCGAGTACGTCCGTCAGCTCTGGGGGCGGCGGCACTTCATCCTCGCCTTCTCCCAGGCGAAGCTGACCGCCCAGTACAGCCAGGCCAAGCTCGGCCAGCTGTGGCAGGTGGCGACCCCGCTGCTCAACGCGGCGGTGTACTTCTTCATCTTCGGCCTGCTACTCGGCGCCCGCCGGGGCATCCCGCACGACGTCTACGTGCCGTTCCTGGTGACGGGCGTGTTCGTGTTCACCTTCACGCAGAGCTCGGTGCTCGCCGGTGTGCGCGCCATCTCCGGCAACCTGGGGCTGGTGCGGGCGCTGCACTTCCCGCGGGCCTCGCTGCCGGTGTCGTTCGCGCTCCAGCAGTTGCAGCAGCTGCTGTTCTCGATGCTGGTGCTGGTCGTGGTCGTGATGGCGTTCGGGAGCTTCCCGGCGCTGTCGTGGCTGCTGGTGGTGCCGGCGCTGCTGCTGCAGTTCGTGTTCAACACCGGTCTGGCGCTGATCTTCGCGCGGATGGGCAGCAAGACGCCCGACCTGGCCCAGCTGATGCCGTTCGTGCTGCGGACCTGGATGTACGCGTCCGGCGTGATGTTCAGCATCCCGGCGATGCTCGCCGACAAGGACGTCCCCGGCTGGCTCGCCGACGTGCTGCAGTGGAACCCGGCCGCGGTCTACATGGACCTGGTCCGCTTCGCGCTGATCGACGACTACGGCTCCTCGTACCTGCCGCCGCACGTGTGGGCGGTCGCCCTCGGCTGGGCGCTGCTGGCCGGCGCCGCCGGCTTCATCTACTTCTGGAAGGCTGAGGAGACGTACGGCCGTGGCTGA
- a CDS encoding TetR/AcrR family transcriptional regulator encodes MTTNADEPQPRPRRRAPAGAAVLREDVTEAIRAAVFEELAAVGYARMSIEGIARRAGVGKTAVYRRWRSKLHLVLDLVSAIAVQGLPAPDTGSLEGDLRLLYEVTSRALRHPVASQILPDLQAEAARNPDMAEAVQKALREGQDGVAKGIVTAAQTRGEVRPGADPALALDLISGPLYWRSVVIRNPKLPKGYLAALARATTAALRAL; translated from the coding sequence ATGACGACGAACGCCGACGAGCCCCAGCCGCGTCCGCGCCGCCGGGCCCCCGCCGGGGCCGCCGTCCTGCGGGAGGACGTGACGGAGGCCATCCGGGCGGCCGTCTTCGAGGAACTCGCCGCCGTCGGCTACGCGCGGATGTCGATCGAGGGGATCGCGCGCCGCGCGGGCGTCGGCAAGACCGCGGTGTACCGCCGCTGGCGCTCCAAACTGCACCTGGTCCTCGACCTGGTGTCCGCGATCGCCGTGCAGGGCCTGCCCGCCCCCGACACCGGCTCGCTCGAGGGCGACCTGCGTCTGCTGTACGAGGTCACCTCCCGCGCCCTGCGCCACCCCGTCGCCTCGCAGATCCTCCCCGACCTCCAGGCCGAGGCCGCCCGCAACCCCGACATGGCCGAGGCCGTGCAGAAGGCGCTGCGCGAGGGCCAGGACGGAGTCGCCAAGGGCATCGTCACGGCCGCGCAGACCCGGGGCGAGGTGCGCCCGGGCGCCGATCCCGCCCTGGCCCTGGACCTGATCTCGGGACCCCTGTACTGGCGCTCGGTGGTCATTCGCAACCCGAAGCTTCCCAAGGGCTACCTGGCCGCGCTGGCGCGCGCCACGACCGCGGCGCTCAGGGCGCTGTGA
- the galE gene encoding UDP-glucose 4-epimerase GalE, which yields MTWLITGGAGYIGAHVVRAMTEAGERTVVYDDLSTGLADRVPDGVPLVVGSTLDGERVARALVGHGITGVVHLAAKKQVGESVERPLHYYRENVEGLRVLLDAVTAAGVRSFVFSSSAAVYGMPDVDLVTEETPCAPMSPYGETKLAGEWLVRAAGRAAGLSTACLRYFNVAGAARPDLADTGVFNLIPMIFEKLTEDAPPRVFGDDYPTPDGTCVRDYIHVVDLAEAHVAAARALRSAPGRDLTVNIGRGEGVSVREMIDRVNALTGHDRPPVVTPRRPGDPARVVASADRAATELAWKARHTVDDMITSAWQGWTRLHPEAGRH from the coding sequence ATGACCTGGTTGATCACGGGCGGCGCCGGCTACATCGGGGCGCACGTCGTACGGGCGATGACCGAGGCGGGCGAACGGACGGTGGTGTACGACGACCTGTCCACCGGCCTCGCCGACCGGGTGCCGGACGGCGTGCCGCTGGTCGTCGGCTCGACCCTGGACGGCGAGCGGGTGGCCCGCGCCCTCGTCGGCCACGGGATCACCGGCGTCGTCCACCTGGCGGCGAAGAAGCAGGTGGGCGAGTCGGTCGAACGGCCCCTGCACTACTACCGGGAGAACGTGGAGGGCCTGCGCGTCCTGCTGGACGCGGTGACGGCGGCCGGGGTGCGCTCCTTCGTGTTCTCGTCGTCGGCGGCGGTGTACGGCATGCCGGACGTGGACCTCGTGACGGAGGAGACCCCCTGCGCGCCCATGTCGCCGTACGGCGAGACCAAGCTGGCCGGCGAGTGGCTGGTCCGCGCGGCCGGCCGGGCGGCCGGACTGTCCACGGCGTGCCTGCGCTACTTCAACGTGGCCGGTGCCGCGCGCCCCGACCTCGCCGACACCGGGGTCTTCAACCTCATCCCGATGATCTTCGAGAAGCTGACCGAGGACGCGCCCCCGCGCGTCTTCGGCGACGACTACCCGACCCCCGACGGCACCTGCGTCCGCGACTACATCCACGTCGTCGACCTGGCCGAGGCCCATGTGGCGGCGGCCCGCGCCCTGCGCTCCGCCCCCGGCCGGGACCTCACCGTCAACATCGGCCGGGGCGAGGGCGTCTCCGTCCGGGAGATGATCGACCGCGTCAACGCCCTCACCGGCCACGACCGCCCGCCCGTGGTCACGCCCCGCCGCCCCGGCGACCCCGCCCGCGTCGTCGCCTCCGCCGACCGGGCGGCCACGGAACTGGCCTGGAAGGCCCGCCACACCGTCGACGACATGATCACCTCCGCCTGGCAGGGCTGGACCCGCCTGCACCCGGAGGCGGGTCGCCACTAG
- a CDS encoding glycosyltransferase family 2 protein translates to MHPHRPQVAVVVIGHDDAAHVTDAVRSALGQGPAVREVVAVDDCSTDDSAGLLERLAAGEPRLRVIRHPVNSGGCGTPRNTGIDAVTSPYVMFLDSDDVLPPGAVDALLSAAAGADAQVAGGLCVRRELPSGREVPWEPALYAGPAVIARPEHRPRLVHDTLCVNKLYATAFLREHGIRFPDGRFPYEDLVFTARVWAAAPRVALVPDRVYVWHVRRSARRLSISLDRAGIDNWRARTHACRTAHDILLGAGRKRLARRARAKFLDHDLRMYARELPLRDEDYRRRWWTHTREFLADYDAADWARDPLAPGRLIGRVVRACPEPRDLPRLRELAARPARLCPPYARAGDGTPCWSADLPEVSLEPLLTRPVPFLPLAVDAELRPRAGGMRLRLRLHELYGRVAQAGPETVEVEWRHRDRDGTAVRCTVPLRASGAGTWVAETGVRPDRLATLGTGAWDLRLRVRFRDGAGRRVTAHALAGPGLLRRRAVPSPRHGVVLVRPYATHSGSLALRVATGVRGVVPVLRGRIWRLLH, encoded by the coding sequence ATGCACCCCCATCGCCCCCAAGTGGCCGTCGTCGTCATCGGCCACGACGACGCCGCCCATGTGACCGACGCCGTGCGCTCGGCGCTCGGGCAGGGACCCGCCGTGCGCGAGGTCGTCGCCGTCGACGACTGCTCGACGGACGACAGCGCCGGCCTGCTGGAGCGGCTGGCCGCCGGGGAACCGCGGCTGCGGGTGATCCGGCACCCCGTCAACAGCGGCGGCTGCGGCACCCCGCGCAACACCGGCATCGACGCGGTGACCTCGCCGTACGTGATGTTCCTGGACAGCGACGACGTGCTGCCGCCCGGTGCGGTGGACGCGCTGCTCAGCGCCGCGGCCGGGGCGGACGCGCAGGTCGCGGGCGGGCTGTGCGTGCGCCGCGAACTGCCGTCGGGGCGCGAGGTGCCGTGGGAGCCGGCCCTGTACGCCGGGCCCGCCGTGATCGCCCGCCCGGAGCACCGCCCGCGCCTGGTCCACGACACCCTCTGCGTCAACAAGCTGTACGCCACGGCCTTCCTCCGCGAGCACGGCATCCGCTTCCCCGACGGCCGCTTCCCCTACGAGGACCTGGTCTTCACCGCGCGGGTGTGGGCCGCCGCCCCGCGCGTCGCCCTCGTCCCAGACCGGGTGTACGTCTGGCACGTGCGCCGGTCCGCGCGACGGCTGTCGATCTCGCTGGACCGCGCGGGCATCGACAACTGGCGCGCCCGCACCCACGCGTGCCGCACCGCCCACGACATCCTGCTCGGCGCCGGCCGGAAACGGCTGGCGCGCCGGGCCCGGGCCAAGTTCCTCGACCACGACCTGCGCATGTACGCGCGCGAACTGCCCCTGCGCGACGAGGACTACCGGCGCCGCTGGTGGACGCACACCCGGGAGTTCCTCGCGGACTACGACGCCGCCGACTGGGCCCGCGACCCCCTCGCACCAGGCCGCCTGATCGGACGGGTCGTACGGGCCTGCCCCGAGCCGCGCGACCTGCCCCGCCTGCGGGAGCTGGCGGCCCGGCCGGCCCGGCTGTGTCCCCCGTACGCCCGCGCGGGGGACGGCACGCCGTGCTGGTCGGCCGATCTGCCCGAGGTCTCCCTGGAGCCGCTGCTCACCCGCCCGGTGCCCTTCCTGCCGCTCGCCGTGGACGCCGAACTGCGGCCCCGCGCGGGCGGCATGCGGCTGCGGCTGCGCCTGCACGAGCTGTACGGCCGGGTGGCACAGGCGGGCCCGGAGACGGTGGAGGTGGAGTGGCGGCACCGGGACCGGGACGGCACGGCCGTCCGCTGCACGGTGCCGCTGCGGGCGTCCGGCGCGGGCACCTGGGTCGCGGAGACCGGGGTGCGGCCGGACCGGCTGGCCACGCTCGGCACCGGCGCCTGGGACCTGCGGCTGCGGGTGCGCTTCCGGGACGGCGCCGGCCGCCGCGTCACCGCCCACGCGCTCGCCGGACCGGGCCTGCTGCGCCGCCGCGCGGTACCGAGCCCCCGGCACGGCGTGGTGCTGGTGCGGCCGTACGCCACGCACTCCGGCTCGCTGGCCCTGCGCGTGGCGACCGGGGTGCGCGGAGTCGTGCCGGTGCTGCGCGGAAGGATCTGGCGCCTGCTTCACTGA
- a CDS encoding MarR family winged helix-turn-helix transcriptional regulator — MTATPTPPPAPPAAPPQGDPADNWLRLDQQICLSLNAAVRAFNGVYRVILKDLGLTYPQYLVMLALWEHGTLPVKRLGELLRLDSGTLSPLLKRLETAGLVRRERSARDERSVEVRPTEEGAEMRQRALAVPRRIAAATGFELDEVRDLSDRLHRLTTALDRAAANGA; from the coding sequence ATGACAGCGACCCCGACGCCACCGCCCGCGCCCCCCGCGGCACCCCCGCAGGGGGACCCCGCGGACAACTGGCTCCGCCTCGACCAACAGATCTGCCTCAGCCTGAACGCCGCGGTCCGCGCCTTCAACGGCGTCTACCGGGTGATCCTCAAGGACCTGGGGCTCACCTATCCGCAGTACCTCGTCATGCTGGCGCTGTGGGAGCACGGGACCCTGCCCGTGAAGAGGCTCGGCGAGCTGCTGCGACTGGACTCCGGCACGCTGTCGCCGCTGCTCAAGCGGCTGGAGACGGCCGGTCTGGTGCGCCGGGAGCGCAGCGCGCGCGACGAGCGGTCGGTGGAGGTCCGACCCACCGAGGAGGGCGCCGAGATGCGGCAGCGGGCCCTGGCCGTCCCGCGCCGGATCGCCGCCGCCACCGGCTTCGAGCTCGACGAGGTCCGCGACCTGAGCGACCGCCTCCACCGGCTGACCACCGCACTGGACAGGGCGGCCGCGAACGGCGCGTGA
- a CDS encoding organic hydroperoxide resistance protein has product MDALYTAVATATHGREGRAVTSDGKLDLGLSAPAELGGNGEGTNPEQLFAAGYAACFGSALGVVGRAAKVDVSDAAVTAEVVLGKQGEGFALAVTLRVELPDGLDEATGRKLVEQAHQVCPYSNATRGNIPVDLVIE; this is encoded by the coding sequence ATGGACGCGCTCTACACCGCTGTCGCCACCGCCACCCACGGCCGCGAGGGCCGCGCCGTCACCTCCGACGGCAAGCTGGACCTCGGCCTGAGCGCCCCGGCGGAGCTGGGCGGCAACGGCGAGGGCACCAACCCGGAGCAGCTCTTCGCCGCCGGCTACGCGGCCTGCTTCGGCAGCGCCCTCGGCGTGGTCGGCCGGGCGGCGAAGGTCGACGTCAGCGACGCCGCGGTGACCGCCGAGGTCGTCCTCGGCAAGCAGGGCGAGGGCTTCGCGCTCGCCGTCACGCTGCGCGTCGAGCTGCCCGACGGCCTGGACGAGGCGACCGGCCGCAAGCTGGTCGAGCAGGCCCACCAGGTCTGCCCCTACTCCAACGCCACCCGCGGCAACATCCCGGTCGACCTCGTCATCGAGTAA